TGCCGCGGCGTCGCCGTCATGGAGAATTCGCACGGCAGTTGCCTGCATGCGCGCGCCATGCCAGCGGTACGCCGTTTCATAGGCCCCAGCTTCACGCCGGGCGAACGCGCGCTCCAGGTCGTCGTGCCGCACGCTAGGCCAGCGGGTGATCCTCGGTACGTACGTCGCGATCGTCAATCTCCACCGTTCTGTAGCCGATGGCGTGGAGCAGTTGGTCGCGCGGCAAGGTGACCGGCCCCGGCTTGGGCGCCGCGCCGGGCTTGGGTTGCGGATACGCCGTTGCAGCGGCGCTCGCGAATCGAATGTTGCCCTCCTCGTGCGTGACGACTTGGTGGATGTGTCCGTTCAAGATCGTTACGCGCTCAAACCTCTGCAGCATCGCGAGGGCCTTGGTGCCGTCTTCGGTCGTCCAACCCCATTGCGCGAAGAGCGCGTAGAGGGGCACGTGTGTGAAGACGACGACGGGCCTCGAAGCCGGCAACGCGGCGAGATCGCGCCGCAGCCAGTCGAGTTGCTCGGCACCCAGCAAGCCCATCTTTTCGAAGCTGAAAACGTTGAGGAGCGCGATGTAGTGTACGGCCTTGGATTCCCACGAAGCCCAGCCGCCGGGCGCCGACCCGGTCATCCGAAAGTTGCTGAGATAGAGCGCGAAGTCGTTGCCGAGGACGTCGTGTTCACCGGGCAACGCAATGAGAGGCGCTCGCAACTGCGAGAGAATCGCGCGCGCGTCGTCGAACTGCTGCGGCGTCGACAGGTGGGTGATATCGCCGGTGTGCACGACGAATGAAGGTTGCGACGGCATCGCGTTGATTGCGTCGACCGCCATGCGCAACGTGCCGGCGACGTCGGGGTTTGCCGCTTGATGAAACCCGATATGACTGTCGCTGATTTGAACGAATTCGGTTGCCGCGGTGGCATCGCCGGCCACGGCGCGACCGGTCAGCAAGCCGCCGGCGCTCACGGAGTAAGCGATTCCGGCACCAGTCCAGGCGACGTGCTCCAGAAACGAGACGCGCTTCATCGCGTCGCCTCGGTGACCACGATCGTGCCTTTCATGAACGGATGCAGCTCGCAGAAATACGCGTACCTTCCCGCTCTGGTGAACGTATGGTGCCAAACGTCATTGGTGTCGAGACCTTTTGAGTCGAAGGTTCCGTCGACGGCGGTCACCGTGTGAGCATCGTCGTCGTCATTGGTGAAGGTCACGCTCTGACCCACGCCGATGGTAAGCGTTCGTGGGGCATAGGCGTCTCCCCGAATCTGCACCGCGGGGGACGCCCCGAGCGCCTCAGCCGAAGGCGCGAGGAAGAGCGTGGCCAGACCGGCGATGAATAACTCTCTCATGCCATCCATATGCCGCAGATCGCGAAACGGTTGGGGGACGATGGCCCTGACCTTGGCACTGGTCGCTTGTGGAAGCAATGGTTCGAGCCTTCCCCCGCAAGCAACCACCGCCGCCGTTTTCGGGCCGCCGCGGCTGCTCTTCGAAGACGACTTTACGGGCACGAAACTCGATACGAAGAAATGGTTTTGGTGTTATCCGTACGGCAGCGCAGACAACTGCACGAACGGTCAGAGCGGCATTCCGTATCGAGAGCGCGAGCAGTACCGGCGAACGCAGCTGCTCGTGAGCGGCGGCCAACTTCACTTAATCGCGGTTCATCACTCCGTCAAACCGCACTTTGCGTGGACTTCGGGAATGGTCACGACCGGCGGACCCTTCGAACGCAGGGCGCCGCATCCAACTTTTGCCTTCAAGTACGGCTTTGCCGAGATTCGCGCGAAGTTGCCCGCAGGTCACGGGTTCTGGCCTGCTTTCTGGTTGCTGCCGGCGAGCGGCGCATGGCCGCCCGAAATCGACGTCATGGAAGAGCAGGGCGCACAGCCGCACCGCGACTACATGACCGTGCATTTCTCGACTCCGCGAAAGCTGGACGATTCCATCGGCGGCAGCTTTGACGGACCGAATCTCGCAATGGGCTTCCATACGTACGCGATCGACTGGCAACCCACTTCGCTCACGTGGTATCTCGACGGCACGCCACGTTTCGTCGTAACCGCCCAGCAAATCGAGGCGCGCCACGGAAAATTTCCGAGCACGCCGATGTACGTTCTGATGAATCTGGCACTCGGAGGTTGGGTGAGTCCGCCGAACAAGCATACGCCGTCGCCGGCGTCGATGACGATCGATTACATTCGCATCTGGGATCGCCGGCCTTAGCGTTTCAATCGTCGAGCGTCAGGCGACCGCAACCGCTCTCATAGTCGGCCATGCCGTAATAAATATCGAACTCGCGCTCACCGATGCGATCGATACCGGTTGGAAAGACAACGTGGCCGACCGCTCCTTGAAGCTCGGCGCCGGATTCCGGAACGAAGAGGGGCTCCTGCGAACGGAAAACGACGTCCTCGAGATGACGCAAATCGTGAATGATGACGCCCGCGCAGTAACGTAGCAACGTGCCGCCGTCCGGATGCGCTAAACGGTCGACGCCATGGATAATCGAGAGCCAGCCTTCTGCGATGCGAATCGGGGGAGCGCCGGCTCCGACCTTGATCGCGCCCCAGTTGGCCGGCGGCATCGTCAGGCGATGCGTTTCGCTCACGTTACAGAGCGCCGACAAATCTTTGCGAACGTTCTCGAGCGGAACGTACGCGATGGAGATGCCCTCGCGGCGTTCCGGCGGGAGCGCCTCGATTTCCGCGATCGCGGCGTTCGCATCGGTCGCCGAAAGTTGCAACGTCGGCCGGTGATAGAGTGCTAAGGACTCGACCCCCGCACCTGAGAGCACGGGCTCTGGGAAGAAGGCCGCGTCTTTGTCGGCAAATGGTAGGTCGCTGCCTTCAAACTGCACCAAACCCAAACGGTTCCAGCGAAGGCCGTCTTCGGAAGCGGCCACTGCGACTTCCGGGCCACGCGGTCCGAATGCGACGTAGGCCATGACATAACGATCGATGGCGGGAACGAACGTCACGCGGGGATCCTCGCAGCCGTAGCCCTGAGAACCATCGCGCAACTCATACGGCACCTCGGGTTCGAGTGCGAAACCTTCGAACTCGACGGTCGGCGCACCGTCGACCGACTCGCGCGCGCCGAACGAACCGATTCGCGAAATGTTTCCCGGCGCCACCATGCGCGGATAGAGCTGCAGCGTGTTGTCACGCAAGCGCGCACAGGCCGGATTCAAAATGCCAGAAGCACCGAGATTCGCACTCGGCTTGAGGACCACGCCCTTGCGGGTAAACCTCAGAGTATTCCGGTCTCCTTGCCGACACGCTCGAATGCCGCAAGCGCGCGATCCATCTCGTCCTTCGTGAGAGCGGCGCTGATCTGTACGCGAATGCGCGCCGCGCCTTCGGGAACGACCGGATAACCGAAACCGGTGACAAAGACGCCGGCCTTCAAGAGCTTGTCGCTCATGGCAATGGCAAAGGCCGTTTCGCCCACGATGATGGGAACGATTGCGCTCTCGCTTTCAAGCGGCTTGTAACCGATGCGTCGAAGCCCATCGCGAAAGTAGGCGGTCTTCTCGCGTAGATCGCCCACCAGGCTCGGATGCGTTTCGAGGTATTCGATTGCGGCCAGCGAGCTGCAGGCCACGGTTGCCGGGAGGGCGTTTGAGAAGAGTTGTGGGCGCGAGCGTTGGATGAGCGTATCGATGAGCGCGGCGCTTCCCGCAACGAAACCGCCGGCCGCTCCACCGAGCGCCTTTCCGAGCGTACCGGTGATAACATCGATCTGTCCGGTGAGGCCGTAATGCTCGACGGTTCCGCGTCCGGTTTCCCCCATTACCCCCGTACCGTGCGAATCGTCAACGACGACGATCGCGCCGTAGCGTTTGGCCAGCGCGGCAATCTCGGGAAGTTTCGCAAGATCGCCTTCCATCGAAAAGACGCCGTCGGTAACGATGACGATCGGAAGCGCTCCTTGCACGCTCACGAGCTTCTCTTCGAGCTCGCGCATGTCGGAATGCTTATAGCGCTCG
This Candidatus Eremiobacterota bacterium DNA region includes the following protein-coding sequences:
- a CDS encoding glycine C-acetyltransferase → MNQTFEAKLRSDLDRLKQAGTYKHLRHLTTPMAPEVHMEEAGDVIVLSSNNYLGLSDRPELIDAGKRGLDRYGAGTASVRFICGTFDVHRVLEEKIAAFLGTEAALTYVSCWNANTGLFPTICDAGSAIISDELNHASIIDGVRLASKSRRERYKHSDMRELEEKLVSVQGALPIVIVTDGVFSMEGDLAKLPEIAALAKRYGAIVVVDDSHGTGVMGETGRGTVEHYGLTGQIDVITGTLGKALGGAAGGFVAGSAALIDTLIQRSRPQLFSNALPATVACSSLAAIEYLETHPSLVGDLREKTAYFRDGLRRIGYKPLESESAIVPIIVGETAFAIAMSDKLLKAGVFVTGFGYPVVPEGAARIRVQISAALTKDEMDRALAAFERVGKETGIL
- a CDS encoding metallophosphoesterase; amino-acid sequence: MKRVSFLEHVAWTGAGIAYSVSAGGLLTGRAVAGDATAATEFVQISDSHIGFHQAANPDVAGTLRMAVDAINAMPSQPSFVVHTGDITHLSTPQQFDDARAILSQLRAPLIALPGEHDVLGNDFALYLSNFRMTGSAPGGWASWESKAVHYIALLNVFSFEKMGLLGAEQLDWLRRDLAALPASRPVVVFTHVPLYALFAQWGWTTEDGTKALAMLQRFERVTILNGHIHQVVTHEEGNIRFASAAATAYPQPKPGAAPKPGPVTLPRDQLLHAIGYRTVEIDDRDVRTEDHPLA
- a CDS encoding glycoside hydrolase family 16 protein, translated to MALTLALVACGSNGSSLPPQATTAAVFGPPRLLFEDDFTGTKLDTKKWFWCYPYGSADNCTNGQSGIPYREREQYRRTQLLVSGGQLHLIAVHHSVKPHFAWTSGMVTTGGPFERRAPHPTFAFKYGFAEIRAKLPAGHGFWPAFWLLPASGAWPPEIDVMEEQGAQPHRDYMTVHFSTPRKLDDSIGGSFDGPNLAMGFHTYAIDWQPTSLTWYLDGTPRFVVTAQQIEARHGKFPSTPMYVLMNLALGGWVSPPNKHTPSPASMTIDYIRIWDRRP
- a CDS encoding glycosidase → MVLKPSANLGASGILNPACARLRDNTLQLYPRMVAPGNISRIGSFGARESVDGAPTVEFEGFALEPEVPYELRDGSQGYGCEDPRVTFVPAIDRYVMAYVAFGPRGPEVAVAASEDGLRWNRLGLVQFEGSDLPFADKDAAFFPEPVLSGAGVESLALYHRPTLQLSATDANAAIAEIEALPPERREGISIAYVPLENVRKDLSALCNVSETHRLTMPPANWGAIKVGAGAPPIRIAEGWLSIIHGVDRLAHPDGGTLLRYCAGVIIHDLRHLEDVVFRSQEPLFVPESGAELQGAVGHVVFPTGIDRIGEREFDIYYGMADYESGCGRLTLDD
- a CDS encoding cupredoxin family copper-binding protein; the encoded protein is MRELFIAGLATLFLAPSAEALGASPAVQIRGDAYAPRTLTIGVGQSVTFTNDDDDAHTVTAVDGTFDSKGLDTNDVWHHTFTRAGRYAYFCELHPFMKGTIVVTEATR